The DNA segment TTAGATAACCACCAAGTCAGTAATTTGCCATACATTCCTACTATGGACTATGGAGCATTTGACATGCTCTTTATTGAACACTGGTTTGTAAACAAAACATTacataatttcaaatatttttcggTCTGTCTTCATACAACTACAATGACTTTTCCTACTAACTATAAATGGATATTTTTCATAACAGCACAATAGTTACCTTTATCATTGATGTATTTCAAATGAAAGAGAGAGCCAGAAATGTTTAGGGGAGAATTCCGGTAGGCATAAATGGAGACACTTTTCCTTATTCCGTATGAGACGTTCCTGTATGGCTTTTGAATATTTAACCACCGGAAGTAAATAAATACGTGAAACATTGAACCAATTTACGTGACCCAGCTTATGAAATATATGCCTAGGATCGACCGGGATGATTAGTATCAGTCATTTATAAATATTAGAACCCCCTTCCAAATTTGAACTTATCTTAGGTTTACTGTGATCAGGCATTTCATTCCAACGATACTGTAAATAGTGATAATTTCCGGATTTTACCCTGCAAACCATTTCCGGTACGGGAATGATCAGATTCCCATTTTGACATAAAATTTTGACATGTTTCCCATTAATTAAACCTCCCCCTTATTTGACAGGATGTGGTTGGGTAACTATGagtgtgattgtttgatgatGATATTGGGTCTCATAACCCTACTTACAGCATGACACGGCATTTTGCACACATCACTAAAGTTCAAGTTTCGGGCAGTGTGAAAAAGACATTGCCCAGTTCTTGACACAGTCACACGTCAACTGCATTCATGAACGAAGTGTTCATGGTTTTGGGTCTTCGTACGACATGTTACCCCAAGAAGGAAACAACATGACTGGTGGTAAGAAAGTGATTATTAAAATAACGGTCTGTAAGCCATGTGGTTTTCGGTACGACGTTATATGCACGCTCACTAAACATTGTGGACTGGGTTTGTGCCTTTGAGGTTGCAATGTGAAAATGTCACCAGATATGTCGTCTACCAGCTCTTCTGTCCAATGATATTCAGTAGTACACACCAGTGTCACTTTAACTGTCATTCTGTGAATGTTACTGATAATTCAACTTAAACCGTGTTTGTAATAATGAGGTTGTTATGTAGGTCAGTTGACCGTCATGTTTGTTATTTGTCAAATACTGGTTTATATCTCCGTTGAATAAATGAAGTGTCTGCTCCAGTTTAAGGTTAGTGGGTTATCTGACATGTGAACCACATTCTTCACAAATGTAGTCTACATGGACTGAACTGTGCATGTGTGGTAGTGACAATTACACCAGTAATTTACTATCAGTGGCACGTGAAAAGGTACGAGGATTTATGATTTAAGTTCATGCATGTAAAAAGAAATCCTTTTAATTAAATTCAGAGTAATTGGTAAAATCAATATTATCCTAAAAATTAAGATACAGGTGACTTTTACATGTTTAATGCATTTCTTACATTAGCATGACTGAAATGGAAGCTTTTCCAGAgggtaaatgtgattttttattgtaatatatattttgttgtgaATAGTGATCATGAGTGAATGCTTGAGGAAGTTTGCATATTGTTGCGGCATGGAGGCATAAAAAGTATTATCTCACAATCAAGGGTATTTCCATGAGTGATATGCATGATGCAGACTTGACCAATGTATTCATGATATGTTTCATATAATGATCATGCATACTGTTGAATTTCCTGATTTGTTTTACTTATCATCAGGAAACAGgaatttaatgttttaattgttcAACATAATGTTACAAATACATCTGCAAATACAATGATCATGAATACAATGATCATGAATAAAATAATGGCTATAGTAATGAGTTGAACATGTCTTGAATAAACTATGTCCTACTCCCATGTACGAAAGAGATTGTaaatgttgctgtgttgttgacAGAGAACCTTATGGATTTCCTGACCTGCGGGGGATGCGGCAAAGAATATCCTCTCCACAACATAACAAACTTCATAGAACATAAACGACATGACTGCCTTGACTCTGGCACTCTTCCGGAAACACAAGGTCAAGGTAAACATATGTTTTCCTATTTTAAGTTGACACTGCCTACTGGCTCTATTGGTTGCCTACAGACTGTGCTAACTGCCTACTGGCAATATTGGCTGTCTATGGACCTTGCTAATTTCCTGCTGACTTCACTTGCTGGCTAACCCATTAAGATCTGGGgtcttcagcagtccatgcttgccacaagagcAGACTATACTTGCTGTAAGAAGgaactaaggggatcgggtggtcaagctcgctgacatggttgacacatgttattggtcCAAAGTtgtgcagactgatgctcatgctgttgatcactagattgtcttatccagacctgactatttacagactgctgccatatagctggaatgttgctgagtatggcataaaactaaactctcccaCTCACATATTCATTGACTGTCTATGGATTAGGCTGCCTACTGACACTATTGCCTGCGTATAGAATACGTTAATTGCCTACTGACACTATTGGCTGCCTATGGACTATGCTAACTGTCTACTGGCACTGTTGGCTGTCTATGGATTATGTTAACTGTCTACTGGCACTACTGGCTGTCTATGGACTATGCTAACTGTCTACTGACACTACTGACTGTCTATGGACTATGCTAACTGTCTACTGGCACTACTGGCTGTGCTGTTCTAAAACCACCAGCCACCATTTCTCATTGGACCAGCAGCTGGAGTTTTGCAACAATGCAAACACCATGCTTCACTCAGAGACCATGAATAAATATGATCCATTTTATGGTCTGCCTCAATATAGCACATAAATGAAAATAGCATGCAGCAATACTAGACAGATAACAGTCCCACAATCCAGCAGTTGATCTTTCAACAGTTAGCTGTAATCAGTGTTAATTAACAAGAATGTGTTGGTCATTTCTTCCATGTTGTGTACATGACTTATTAcactgatactgatactgatatCTTGTATATTTGACATGTACAACACTGCTACTGTGATGTtgtatatatgacatgtataacACTGCTACTATGatgtatatatgacatgtaCAATACTGCCACTGTGATGTTGTATATATGACATGTACAACACTGCTACTGTGATGTTGTATATATGACACGTATGACACTGctattgtgatgtatatatgACACGTATAACACTGCTATTGTGATGTTGTATATATGACATATAACACTGCTACTGTGATGTtgtatatatgacatgtataacACTGCTACTGTGATGTTGTATATATGACATATAACACTGGTAGTGTAATGTATATATGACATGACACTGCTATTGTGATGTtgtatatatgacatgtaacaCTGGTAGTGTAATGTATATATGACATGACACTGCTATTGTGATGTTGTATGTATGACATGTAACACTGGTAGTGTAATGTATATGTGACATGACACTGCTATTGTGATGTTGTATATATGACACATAACACTGCTATTGTGATGTTGTATATATGACATATAACACTGCTATTTTCAGGTCCAAAGGAGACAGTACTGTCATGCTACTCCTGCTCCCAAGAGTTCAGCACAGCCTGGGGTCTGCTCAACCATGTACAGATCTCTCACAATCTCAACATCTTCATCAAACGGGGGATGCTTGTGGGACAAAAGTCTCATCAACGCGACACAGAGAGGAAGGAGGCAGCAATGGATGACGACATGTCCGAAGATGAtgacaaagaaaacatgaagGAAGAGAGGACAATGGTAGAAATTAACCAGGGGACAGGGAGGGTGACGGCGAACATGTCGCGGAACTGTACCAAGCTGGCGGCATCAGGGGGCACCACCATCTGTTGTAACAGTAAGGAATGCTGTGTTACAATTATACCTGGCACGCATGAGCGACCCAAAAAGTGCTGCAGTGCCGTTGTCCCGAAGAAACGGAAGCGACACATGGAAGAACATATGAACGGTGAAGGTGACAAAGAGCAGACAGAGGGACAGGACATGATGGAGGAACAGGAAGACCCAGATAAGGACTGTGATGATGAGAATGAATCTGACAATGGTGATGATGGGGATGAGGGTGATGAGAATGTTAGTCGAGATGCTATTTACATTGACTTTCGACCACGGGACAACGGGACAGGGAAGCCATCAGATGAGAACAGAGATGAGCAGATTGATAGTGATCAGTCATGGGGAACTGTGGAAGTTCGTCAGGGCAGGGCTCAGGAGGAGGATGGTGGTAAGACTCAGTGTTCCTCAGAGAGCAGTGATACTCACTCTGATCAACCTATTTTCATGCAGCGCGGGATGACCTTCTCAATCCCTGTGTCCTACTCTTCTACCTCCAACCCAAACAGCAGACCAACTGTTCCTGAAACATCCAGTCCTGTAAGATCCAATCCCATGGTGGCATACAGCCTCCCCCCGCAGACAACGCTCTCAGTTGGAACATCAAGGGTCATGACCATTAGCTCCAAAACTGGGCCCTTTGTCATGGGGACCCACAAGCTTGCCCAGGTCCTCCATCTCAACACTCAGGACAGTGGAGATGCTGAATGTGCCCGAGAAGCACCTGCTGAGGATGAAGAGGAATCTCGGTTGATGATTGATATTGACAGTGGGCAGGAGGACGAGGGAATGGACAATGATAATGATGGCTCCCCAGAAAAGGGTGGTGGCAAGAAACGGAGGTACCCAACATCTCGGCCATTCAAATGTGACCAGTGTGAGCATGCTTTCAATCAGAGGATTCACCTGAAGAAGCATATGAGTAAACATACAGGTTAGTGAACACTTAAGCAAACCCACAGTGTTGTTTATGCTTTGGTAAAAAACTTGGCTGTTCACATGCTTGCTTGTTTTGACTGGAGTAAACATAAGATACAAATAATTAAGTGGCTACAGTACAGAAGACTCCTAACAATGATGAATCTTAATGCTGATCTCACCATTGGTGTTTTTATCAGGTACATATCATGCATCTTATTTTTGTTATGTCatacagggctccagataatttttcaggAGTATGTACACCTTATTGTTTCAGTTTAAGAGTACTGGGAAAACTTAGGAGTACTGACTAcggaatggaatttaatggagtATCAGTAATCTTGTGCTTCAATTCATATATGCACCACTTCAATGCTACTTTTGTGTAAACAAGTCAATAAACAATGCAACTATATTTTTCAgatgaatatgtctgtaaatgtttctaaGACTGTACACCATTGCTATGGTGCATGTTTGCTGCGTTTTATAAATTATCTCCTGCTGCATGGTGCATATGATTTATCTGTACAAACACCAGTACGGCCCTTGTCTGGAGCCCTGGTGATATCCTGCTGTAATGATCATGGTCAGTcagttgtatacatgtatgtcccTTTTCGAATATGTTGTGAATGACATGGTTCACTTTTATGTGTCTGTGCCAGGTGTAAAGCCGTATAAGTGCCATCAGTGTGACTACTCTACAGTGGAGCGTAGCCATCTCAAGGTCCATATCAGGATCCATACAGGTTAGTGACCCCAAGGTCCATATCAGGATCCATTCAGGTGAGTAACCTCAAAATCCATATGAGGATCCATGCAGATGAGTGACTTCAAGGTCCATATTACGATCCACACAGGTGAGTGACATCAAAGTCCATATCAGGATTCATAGGGGAGAGGAACCTCAAGAACTGTGGCAGAATCCATGTAGGGGAGTGAACCTCAAGGTCTGTTGCAATATCCATACTGGTGTCTCTAACAGGATCCATACAGGTGAGTCACCTCAAGGTCAGTTGCAATATCCATACTGGTGTCTCTAACAGGATCCATACAGGTGAGTCACCTCAAGGTCTGTTGCAATATCCATACTGGTGTCTCTAACAGGATCCATACAGGTGAGTCACCTCAAGGTCTGTTGCAATATCCATACTGGTGTCTGTAACAGGATCCATACAGGTGAGTCACCTCAAGGTCTGTTGCAATATCCATACTGGTGTCTGTAACAGGATCCATACAGGTGAGTCACCTCAAGGTCTGTATCAGAAGCCTGACCTTGATCATGATAAGAACTGCATGAACATTCAGATCACAATTACATAATTCACAAGTTATGTTAGGTATATTCTCAGTTTATTTGTTGTACTCTCCAGGTGAGAAGCCCTTCAAGTGTACATTTTGTGAGTATGCCACGGCTCAGAACAGCACACTAAAGATTCACCTCAAGAGACATCATGGCGGGAAAATGTTTGAGTGTCAACATTGTAGAAAAAAATTTACACAGAGAAGTCTGCTTCAAAGTCACCAAGAGGAGCATCATAAAGCACGTGGTGTCTGTGAACCAACGAGACAGGCTCTTAGTGGCAGTACAGGTCAAGTGGCCCATCAGATGATAGTATCCACAAGTGCTTTAATTAGTTCTCGGACCTCCACACAAACAATTGAGACAGGTGATGCTTATCAGAGCGATACAGATGCACAGCCAGGGCAGAGTGAAGCTGGCCAAGGACGAGGTTCAGCTGCTGCTCACTCATAGAAGAGAGCAGCATTATGGCCATGGAGTATACTTATTCCTAGAGAGTAATCTTCAGGCTATATTGGAGTAGCTGAAATCTGCTGCTAATACTATTTCACTCTAAGTGATTCATGTTATCTAATACAATGACATAACTAACATAATTATACCACAACAGTGACACAAGTCACATAACTGTAACATCATTGCCAAGTCACATGGCTTTACCAACAGTGACACAAACAACAATGGCAAAAGCCACACAACGACACAGCCCACTTGACTGTAACATCATTGCCAAGTCACGTGGCTTTATCAACAGTGACACAAACAACAATGGCAAAAGCCACACAACAATGACACAACCCACTTGACTGTAACGTCATTGACAAACCACATGGCTGTAACAACACTGACACAAACAACAATGTAACAACAATGATAAAAGCCACATAACAATGTGTCAAAGACAATTGGCTGTAACAATGATGGCAAGCTACATGGCTGTAACAGTGACACAAGCCATATAAATGTAACAACATTGACGCAAGCCACATGGCTGTAACAAAAACAAGCCCACATAGCTAAGGCGTAACAATTACACATACCACATGGCTGTAACACACACACGCCACAAGCCACATGGATGTAAGTAAATATTGACATGGCTGTAACACAGCATTGACACGAGCTACATGGCTGTTGCAACAGTGCCACAAGACACATGGATGTAACACCAGTGACACAAGCCACATGGCTGTAACACAACAATGACACAATTCACATGACTGTAATAACAGTGACACAAGCCATATGACTGTAACACCAGTGACACAAGCCACACGGCTGTAATAATGACACAAGCCACATGACTGTaacaacagtgaaacaagtCACATGGCTGTATGAACAGTGACACAAGCCAtatacctgtaacataacagtGGCATGCCACATGTCTGTAACAACAGTGACACAAGACCCATAACTGTAACACAACAAGGACACAAGCGATATGGCTGTAACAAAAATGACACAAGCCACATGGCTGTAACAACAGTGAGAGACACAGGACACATGGCTGTAACACAAGTTACACAAGCCACATGACTGTATGAACAGTGACACAAGACACATGGCTGTAACAACAGTGACACAAGCCACAAGGTTGTAGCAACAGTGACACAAGACACATGGCTGTAACTCAACAATGACATGACTGTAACACCAGTGACTCGAGCTACATTGCTGTAATAGTGACACAAGCCACATTGTTGAAACACAACAATGGTGAGCCACATGGCGGTGACAATGCTAACAACAGTGACACAAGCCTCACAACTGTAACAACATTGACACAAGCCTCACGACTGTAACAACAGTGACACAAACACATGACGGTAACAACAGTGACACAAGCCATATGGCTGTAACAACAGTGACACAAGCCACATGGCTGTGACACAACAGCGACATAAGGCACACACctgtaatacaacaataacacaaaCCACATGGCTGTAGCATAACAATGACATGTCATAATACTGTAACACAACAATGACACAAGCCTCATGGCTGTAACACAAGCCACATGATTGTAGCAAGAGTTGTACAAGCCACTTAACTGCAACACAAGCCACATGGCTGTAACAACAATAACACAAACCACATTGCTGTAACATAACAGTGACACATGCCACATCTCTGTAACACAACCATGACACAAACATCATGGCTGAAACAGCATATTGACACAAGCCACATGGCTGTAAAAGTAACACAAGCCACATGGCTGTAACACAACAGTGACATATCCCACATGGCTGTAACACAACCATGACACAAACATCATGGCTGTAACAGCATACTGACACAAGCCACATGGCTGTAAAAGTAACACATGCCACATGGCTGTAACACAACAGTGACATATCCCACATGGCTGTAACACAACCATGACGTAAACATGGCTGTATCAGCATACTGACACAAGCCACATGGCTGTAAAAGTAACACATGCCACATGGCTGTAACACAACAGTGACATATCCCACATGGCTGTAACACAACCACGACGCAAACATCATGGCTGTAACAGCATACTGACACAAGCCACATGGCTGTAAAAGTAACACAAGCCACATGGCTGTAACACAACAGTGAGATATCCCACATGGCTGTAACACAACCATGACGCAAACATCATGGCTGTAACAGCATACTGACACTAGCCACATGGCTTTAAAAGTAACACAAGCCACATGGCTGTAACACAACAGTGACATATCCCACATGGCTGTAACACAACCATGACGCAAACATCATGGCTGTAACAGCATACTGACACAAGCCACATGGCTGTAACACAACCATGACGCAAACATCATGGCTGTAACCGCATACTGACAGAAGCCACATGGCTGTAAAAGTAACACAAGCCACATGGCTGTAACACAACAGTGACACATGCCACATCTCTGTAACACAACCATGACACAAACATCATGGCTGTATCAGCATACTGACACAAGCCACATGGCTGTAACACAACAGTGACATAATCCACACAAATGTAATGCAACAATAGCACAAACCACATGGCTGTAACAACACAAGCCACATGCAGTGTTGCATCTGGGCCATGTGATTGTGGGATGTACCCCATTTCATATGTCCCTCATGCAATTTTACCAATATTATGGGGGAGTAATCATCCCAAAATATTTATACTCTTGCAGTAGggtgaaaaaaaaccctgcGCAACCTACCtggacatttttaaaaaaaatattttccaatgTTATAGACACTGCaattaatgaaaaaatatatcagtGATCAGTGACACTCATTCATGTATTCAGTCGGAAGAGTCACTTCTCATTTACTGATACAATCGGAAAATCTCATTACATTACGACTTGCTCGCTGAAAGCTATTTTATCTGAGGTAAATGCTACATCAAGAACATTCCGAATATGTAATGACATCCGCAGTTGATGTTTCCGCCCAAGTGAATAGCGAGTCGAAGTTGAACTTTTTGTTTGCTAGATTTCAAGTTAGAGAACTTATCAAAATGTCCAAAACAAAACGAATAACTGAATTTTTTAGGACTTTGGTGCCAAATAAAAATTCCGATGATATTGAGAATGAACTTTCAACTGATGGACCGGTAAGTGAAGCACAGTCAACGACCGATTTTGATCATTCTGATGTGGCACCTTCTGAAAAGAAAGCCAAATGTGAACCAAAATTTCAGGATAGGTGGAAAAAAGAATATTCGTGGCTGGCACCATCAGTTCCACAcatattcctgtgcttcaaatactcattaaaacccggaaattggccaacacttgatgtttatctcctaataggATAGACCCAGCAGTGGTCAACAAATTAATGATTATCCAGCTGGAGGGAGAACCCTCCCCTCCAAAAACATTGACTTTGATAGTGCCCAAAGTGTTTGGAGGAGTAAGAGGTCCAGAAGAATATATTCTCATTGAAAGGTAACACAGTGAGACTAAATAACATTAAACTGTCAATTAAAAACTATTCCCTATTTTCAAGACTTGTAGGTGTATCATGTTTCTTGCAGATCATTGATTAATTCATTAACACAATTTGAGAGTACTCCCCAACTTTCATGAATGAGATGGGGGACCTCCCAACTATTTGCCTAAACCTAAGCCTGGATGCAGCAGTGCACAGTAACAACAGTGACACAAGCTACATGACTGTGACACCAGTGACACAAGCCACATGACTGTGACACCAGTGACACAAGCTACATGACTGTAACGACAGTGACACAAGCCGCATGACTGTAACACCAGTGACACAAGCTACATTGCTGTAACAACAGGTAGCTGTAACATAAGTTACACAAGCCTCCTGGCTGTAACATAACAAAATAAGCCACTTGTCTGTAACATAACAGTTACACAAGCCTCATGGCTGTAACATAACAGTTACACAAGCCTCATGGCTGTAACATAACAAAATAAGCCACTTGTCTGTAACAACAATTACGTAAGCCACATTGCTGTAACACAACGACACAAGCCGCATGAAACAAGCAACAGACTCAAATGACACAACTGTACAACAATACCATAGTTGATAACGTCTCATTTCTTGTTGCAAACAAATAGCTCACCTTTGATATTATTGATCCATGTGTTTTTCATTGGGCATGCATGTAATATCATTTTATAACGTGTACACTATACTACTCGAAAGAAGTTAGGGACAACCCAGTTGTTTTATAGTACCATAGTTCCCTCATGCCATGACAAATATTGTACTATGAAAGAATCTGGCGGTACACCACTTGTTTTGAGCAGTATAGGAAGCCAGTGACGGTCAGTCAGTTAAATACCTCATAAGAAACTTATATAAGCTGTATCCCAGATGTATTCAAATATGACAAATCAATATTTCATATGTAATAtaaaactacatgtatataatgtGCAATTTCATCCTGacagggacccgtgaaggtcccggggtagaataggccttcagcaacccatgcttgccataaaaggtgactatgcttgtcgtaagaggcgactaacgggatcgggtggtcagactagctgacttggttgacacatgtcatcggttcccaattgcgcagatcgatgctcatgttgttgatcactggattgtctggtcagactcgattatttacagaccgttgccatatagctggaatattgctaagtgcgacgtaaaactaaactcactcactcactcatcctgacAGGAGTGAGTTGGCAAACACTAATTCAGGATAGTTTGTTGTGCAGAACATTTTCTCCATTTCTGCCAATGTTTGATTTGCAATACAAGCACTTCAGTCTGGACATAGCACTACTTAGTTCTTAGTTATGTTTAGCAGCCAGTGTTCCTCTAGCACAGATGTCAGCAAGAGTCTAACTCCTGACATCATCGTCTACAGTGCTGATTCCAGTATGGAGAAATACAAGCAGACGGCCATTTATATTCTGTTGGAGAGACCTTCATATTGTTTTACTTCTTAAATACTGTTTCCCAAACTGTCAAAAGAAATCGTTTTTACATGTTTGATATGAGAACAGATATGAAATCGATCATTCATTAGATATGCTGAATTATCTGTAAAATAGTATTTCATGACTTCCTCTTTCAGATACAGATTTTGTATGTCAGGCAGACAAATATCAAGTATGAATTAATAGTTCCAGGcatttatttccagaatatAATACAGTCCTCCCTTGAAGGGTTTCATTAGTGTTTTCTCTTGTCCTCCCAGGGAGAAATTCATTCTGCGCTGTTTAATAGTCAGCCCTAACATCTTCACTCGTGTTATATCTACCACATGCTTGTTACTGACTGTCTTATATACACACTCTGAGGTGTTCGAATTTTCCTTGTTCAAGAACACCTGGAACCTCAGCAGAATATTTAT comes from the Haliotis asinina isolate JCU_RB_2024 chromosome 12, JCU_Hal_asi_v2, whole genome shotgun sequence genome and includes:
- the LOC137257532 gene encoding uncharacterized protein — encoded protein: MLPQEGNNMTGENLMDFLTCGGCGKEYPLHNITNFIEHKRHDCLDSGTLPETQGQGPKETVLSCYSCSQEFSTAWGLLNHVQISHNLNIFIKRGMLVGQKSHQRDTERKEAAMDDDMSEDDDKENMKEERTMVEINQGTGRVTANMSRNCTKLAASGGTTICCNSKECCVTIIPGTHERPKKCCSAVVPKKRKRHMEEHMNGEGDKEQTEGQDMMEEQEDPDKDCDDENESDNGDDGDEGDENVSRDAIYIDFRPRDNGTGKPSDENRDEQIDSDQSWGTVEVRQGRAQEEDGGKTQCSSESSDTHSDQPIFMQRGMTFSIPVSYSSTSNPNSRPTVPETSSPVRSNPMVAYSLPPQTTLSVGTSRVMTISSKTGPFVMGTHKLAQVLHLNTQDSGDAECAREAPAEDEEESRLMIDIDSGQEDEGMDNDNDGSPEKGGGKKRRYPTSRPFKCDQCEHAFNQRIHLKKHMSKHTGVKPYKCHQCDYSTVERSHLKVHIRIHTGEKPFKCTFCEYATAQNSTLKIHLKRHHGGKMFECQHCRKKFTQRSLLQSHQEEHHKARGVCEPTRQALSGSTGQVAHQMIVSTSALISSRTSTQTIETGDAYQSDTDAQPGQSEAGQGRGSAAAHS